The sequence TTCCTTGTCTGCTTGATCTGGCCTTGCCGATCCGCCGGCGTACTAATGGGCTTCTTGCTCGCGCCACAACCCATGGTTtttccctcccccccacaAAACTTTTGGTTCCACCTTCACTTCGATGGAAAAACGCGTGTCGAAACGTAATTGCTGCTATCACGCCCAACGCGAAGACCACTGAAACAAATTGCGACACTGGTGCGACGCAGTCGCTCCTACACTAGCAGCACTACTTGTCCGCACTAGGGGTGGGTTATACCAAGCATTGAGCACTGAACCGTCCGTAATTTTTGTGGAGCCACCACTGACTTGAGGCACAGACAACGTTCGACAAGTACATTCAAATTTCTTGTTCAATGTAGGAGCCAGTTCCTCGTGGCCGACTGCCAACCGCCCGGAGAACTGGACGGCTGCACACAATTAGCACAGTCATGGTAACCGGAACGAGGCTGGCGGCGTGAAACTAACGCGCCGAGGTCACTGCAGCCTCAGCCTGCTATACCGCAGGCAGAGAGCCAACAGGGAAAAGTCGCCGTAGATGCGTCAGCCACAGACACTAACTGCGTTCCTGAGGCTAAATACGAGCTGCGGCGTGCATGCAGGCCGATGTAATCCGCACGCCCTGTATATCCCTTTATTGGTCTCCCTGCAGTCTCGCACACGCGATGtgtcctcccccccccccccctcccccccaacTAGAGTACGCACGCTGTGTAACCTGTGAGACTctctcgcacgcgcagcaccTTTGAATTGAAACAACACCGCAACAATGTTTTGGGTGGATACCGCTCATGTCTTACAGCATCCAGCCACTGTCGTTCGAAGCATTCCGTGGTGGATTATTTTGCAGGACTGGCGGTTGCAAGCCTAGACGACACCGCCAGTGATCCCAAGTTAATTGACCGTTACGAACGTTCGTATGCGCGTGCCTTCTCACTGGTCTGCTTCGTCCTCAACGGCGGAAATGGTCTTAGGATGTGGGTTCTGGTGAAATGAAgccgcgagcagccgcgAACAGGCATAACTGTTGGGCGTATGGGATAAAGGGGGTTGGCAGATGTTCCAAGAAGCGTGGCGTAGGATCCAAGTGTTTGTATGCTATGTAACGCTGAAGATACGCGTTACCTAGGCACTCAGCCCGCAGTTTTCGAATGAGGACACTTTCTTTCAATGTGGATCGTCCATGTCTGCATACCACTTTCGAAGGGAACGATCGCGTGGCTTGCGCTTTGTCATCTGTTTATACGCTGCGTAAGCCACGGATGACTGCGTAAGGGACGCAACAGTATCGGCCATATTCAGCCGCCACCAACGTAGAAAATCGAGAGAGGACGTTGCACATCTTTTGTTAGCAAATAACAGTTCGATGCCTCTCACGTCTACTGTGTCTCAAGTCACTCTACGAAGACATGTGCCGAGCGTGCGGCCCGTACTGTTCCGGCGTGCTGAAACTCGACGACTCCTTTGACTTGACAGCGAAAATGCCTTTAGGAAACATCTGCGAACCGGGCTCGACTCGGTCTACGAGAAGAATCATCCCGAAAATTCCAGCCTAATACGCAAGCAGCGACCACGTTTCGGGCCAGGGGACCCGAAGAGCTGCTGCACTGTTCCTTCACGCACTGTTTCTTACGTTGCTGAGGAAAATCCGCTTGCTCACATTTGATGAAAACTTGCTAGAAGGGCTCAATCTCACACCTCTGTACGTTCTGTACCTGCAGTGTAAAGGCACCCAACGAGCATGGTGGCTGCCGACAGTGCTCGTATCTTAAGGGATCATCCACGGCCACAGAGGCCGCCACATACAAGGATTATGATGTGAGGGGTCATTTTATTTTTTAGTTGAGTTCTTTCCCGCAATCATATTTGTCGTAATCGCAACTACAACATTGGATACAATGGTTGCAGTTTGTCGAAATTATCCTTTTCACTATGCCCTCCTTATTGTGGGGTGTATTATCCTTTCTTACCACATTACCGCTGGCGCAATTGAGCCAGACGCGTCAGTTCAAACTCGAAGCCCTCTGCTGAGGTCCTATACCTGGAACACCCCTGTTTCATCGAGTGGGGGCACTACCATCAAGCAGGACAATCGGTCCCTCTCGTTGAGCGGGGTTCGGCTACACTCTGTGCTTGACAATTTGATGCTAGACCCTCTACAGGCGATGCGTCCAAACATTGCCGATAGCTCTCCGGACTCCATTCACCAGCCTGACTCGCGGTCACTGTGGCATAATCGAAGCACCGTCAAAATGTCAACAAAGATTAGCACGGCTCAAGCCCGCCATCTGGCTGAGCCTCCAACGGACGAGCCACAGGACCGACAAGCAATTCACTACACATACGGTAAGAAATACATCCGATCCAGCTCGAATATTCAATACCACCACAATTCTCTCCTGTTTTCCTGTCCACAGCGGAAGTGCCCGCCAGACACCGTACGCGTGGCAATGCCCGACACCCCCCAAAGACATCTGAGGACAACACACTGACGAACCCGCGGAAACAACACAACGGCGCGAACAAACCCGACGACGGACCCAACCTACAAACACACATTCTCACATACTCCGACTACCGCACAGCCCAATCTGCAGTGCGATCTATCTCGAGGGACGTTGCAGCGTGGAcaggtgcggacgccgagagtggggactctgcaggtgcatTTGTCGACGCGATATTGGCCccggccggcctcctcgtcgaggtcgcgcccatgatggagagagcgagagacgcaatgaCTGTGGACGGCCTGGAGTCACCGGACACCGCGGACTTCCACCAGTCCCATTTGAAGGAACTTCTAGGACTGgtgctggagctggaggatattgtggcgtcgaagatcgcatgcgtggagatgactaaggcgttcttcaagttcgttctggttccgctcaagctggcggctccagtggcgcggatgttgttggacaagaagccgaagttgttggtggcgttcgcagcaaaggcattgCTCATGAATGCTTCAGGGGGCAAAGCctttggcgacgacggaatgaagaagttgatgctgttggcgctcgtcgcaccgAAAGCTCTTGATGTGTTGAGGCCGAATCCGGCAGGCgatttgctgcctctcctcaaacttcttccccttctaggGGGAGCCAAGTTGGACAAGCTGTTGCcgatcgcgctgctcgccatggctgccttcgatgctccggaggtggctgcgttgctcaagagtgtcgttagcaagaagctggtttccggcggctacggcgtggaggcgacggcagtggaAACGTCTGACGAGGAAATGTCGGTGGTGGACTATTTGGTTGACTcctgggcggtcgcggacggacagttcgaagacgaaatgacagtttcgagggcggcaacggaagcaaaggaagcCAAGTCGGCAGTAAAATCTATCTCGAGGGACGTTGCAGCGTGGAcaggtgcggacgccgagagtggggactctgcaggtgcatTTGTCGACGCGATATTGGCCccggccggcctcctcgtcgaggtcgcgcccatgatggagagagcgagagacgcaatgaCTGTGGACGGCCTGGAGTCACCGGACACCGCGGACTTCCACCAGTCCCATTTGAAGGAACTTCTAGGACTGgtgctggagctggaggatattgtggcgtcgaagatcgcatgcgtggagatgactaaggcgttcttcaagttcgttctggttccgctcaagctggcggctccagtggcgcggatgttgttggacaagaagccgaagttgttggtggcgttcgcagcaaaggcattgCTCATGAATGCTTCAGGGGGCAAAGCctttggcgacgacggaatgaagaagttgatgctgttggcgctcgtcgcaccgaaagctcttgatgtgttgaggacgaatccggcaggcgatttgctgcctctcctcaaacttcttccccttctaggGGGAGCCAAGTTGGACAAGCTGTTGCcgatcgcgctgctcgccatggctgccttcgatgctccggaggtggctgcgttgctcaagagtgtcgttagcaagaagctggtttccggcggccacggcgtggaggcgacggcagtggaAACGTCTGACGAGGAAATGTCGGTGGTGGACTATTTGGTTGACTcctgggcggtcgcggacggacagttcgaagacgaaatgacagtttcgagggcggcaacggaagcaaaggaagcCAAGTCGGCAGTAAAATCTATCTCGAGGGACGTTGCAGCGTGGAcaggtgcggacgccgagagtggggactctgcaggtgcatTTGTCGACGCGATATTGGCCccggccggcctcctcgtcgaggtcgcgcccatgatggagagagcgagagacgcaatgaCTGTGGACGGCCTGGAGTCACCGGACACCGCGGACTTCCAACAGTCCCATTTGAAGGAACTTCTAGGACTGgtgctggagctggaggatattgtggcgtcgaagatcgcatgcgtggagatgactaaggcgttcttcaagttcgttctggttccgctcaagctggcggctccagtggcgcggatgttgttggacaagaagccgaagttgttgttggcgttcgcagcaaaggcattgCTCATGAATGCTTCAGGGGGCAAAGCctttggcgacgacggaatgaagaagttgatgctgttggcgctcgtcgcaccgaaagctcttgatgtgttgaggacgaatccggcaggcgatttgctgcctctcctcaaacttcttccccttctaggGGGAGCCAAGTTGGACAAGCTGTTGCcgatcgcgctgctcgccatggctgccttcgatgctccggaggtggctgcgttgctcaagagtgtcgttagcaagaagctggtttccggcggctacggcgtggaggcgacggcagtggaAACGTCTGACGAGGAAATGTCGGTGGTGGACTATTTGGTTGACTcctgggcggtcgcggacggacagttcgaagacgaaatgacagtttcgagggcggcaacggaagcaaaggaagcCAAGTCGGCAGTAAAATCTATCTCGAGGGACGTTGCAGCGTGGAcaggtgcggacgccgagagtggggactctgcaggtgcatTTGTCGACGCGATATTGGCCccggccggcctcctcgtcgaggtcgcgcccatgatggagagagcgagagacgcaatgaCTGTGGACGGCCTGGAGTCACCGGACACCGCGGACTTCCACCAGTCCCATTTGAAGGAACTTCTAGGACTGgtgctggagctggaggatattgtggcgtcgaagatcgcatgcgtggagatgactaaggcgttcttcaagttcgttctggttccgctcaagctggcggctccagtggcgcggatgttgttggacaagaagccgaagttgttgttggcgttcgcagcaaaggcattgCTCATGAATGCTTCAGGGGGCAAAGCctttggcgacgacggaatgaagaagttgatgctgttggcgctcgtcgcaccgaaagctcttgatgtgttgaggacgaatccggcaggcgatttgctgcctctcctcaaacttcttccccttctaggGGGAGCCAAGTTGGACAAGCTGTTGCcgatcgcgctgctcgccatggctgccttcgatgctccggaggtggctgcgttgctcaagagtgtcgttagcaagaagctggtttccggcggctacggcgtggaggcgacggcagtggaAACGTCTGACGAGGAAATGTCGGTGGTGGACTATTTGGTTGACTcctgggcggtcgcggacggacagttcgaagacgaaatgacagtttcgagggcggcaacggaagcaaaggaagcCAAGTCGGCAGTAAAATCTATCTCGAGGGACGTTGCAGCGTGGAcaggtgcggacgccgagagtggggactctgcaggtgcatTTGTCGACGCGATATTGGCCccggccggcctcctcgtcgaggtcgcgcccatgatggagagagcgagagacgcaatgaCTGTGGACGGCCTGGAGTCACCGGACACCGCGGACTTCCAACAGTCCCATTTGAAGGAACTTCTAGGACTGgtgctggagctggaggatattgtggcgtcgaagatcgcatgcgtggagatgactaaggcgttcttcaagttcgttctggttccgctcaagctggcggctccagtggcgcggatgttgttggacaagaagccgaagttgttgttggcgttcgcagcaaaggcattgCTCATGAATGCTTCAGGGGGCAAAGCctttggcgacgacggaatgaagaagttgatgctgttggcgctcgtcgcaccgaaagctcttgatgtgttgaggacgaatccggcaggcgatttgctgcctctcctcaaacttcttccccttctaggGGGAGCCAAGTTGGACAAGCTGTTGCcgatcgcgctgctcgccatggctgccttcgatgctccggaggtggctgcgttgctcaagagtgtcgttagcaagaagctggtttccggcggctacggcgtgaaggcgacggcagtggaAACGTCTGACGAGGAAATGTCGGTGGTGGACTATTTGGTTGACTcctgggcggtcgcggacggacagttcgaagacgaaatgacagtttcgagggcggcaacggaagcaaaggaagcCAAGTCGGCAGTAAAATCTATCTCGAGGGACGTTGCAGCGTGGAcaggtgcggacgccgagagtggggactctgcaggtgcatTTGTCGACGCGATATTGGCCccggccggcctcctcgtcgaggtcgcgcccatgatggagagagcgagagacgcaatgaCTGTGGACGGCCTGGAGTCACCGGACACCGCGGACTTCCACCAGTCCCATTTGAAGGAACTTCTAGGACTGgtgctggagctggaggatattgtggcgtcgaagatcgcatgcgtggagatgactaaggcgttcttcaagttcgttctggttccgctcaagctggcggctccagtggcgcggatgttgttggacaagaagccgaagttgttgttggcgttcgcagcaaaggcattgCTCATGAATGCTTCAGGGGGCAAAGCctttggcgacgacggaatgaagaagttgatgctgttggcgctcgtcgcaccgaaagctcttgatgtgttgaggacgaatccggcaggcgatttgctgcctctcctcaaacttcttccccttctaggGGGAGCCAAGTTGGACAAGCTGTTGCcgatcgcgctgctcgccatggctgccttcgatgctccggaggtggctgcgttgctcaagagtgtcgttagcaagaagctggtttccggcggctacggcgtggaggcgacggcagtggaAACGTCTGACGAGGAAATGTCGGTGGTGGACTATTTGGTTGACTcctgggcggtcgcggacggacagttcgaagacgaaatgacagtttcgagggcggcaacggaagcaaaggaagcCAAGTCGGCAGTAAAATCTATCTCGAGGGACGTTGCAGCGTGGAcaggtgcggacgccgagagtggggactctgcaggtgcatTTGTCGACGCGATATTGGCCccggccggcctcctcgtcgaggtcgcgcccatgatggagagagcgagagacgcaatgaCTGTGGACGGCCTGGAGTCACCGGACACCGCGGACTTCCACCAGTCCCATTTGAAGGAACTTCTAGGACTGgtgctggagctggaggatattgtggcgtcgaagatcgcatgcgtggagatgactaaggcgttcttcaagttcgttctggttccgctcaagctggcggctccagtggcgcggatgttgttggacaagaagccgaagttgttgttggcgttcgcagcaaaggcattgCTCATGAATGCTTCAGGGGGCAAAGCctttggcgacgacggaatgaagaagttgatgctgttggcgctcgtcgcaccgaaagctcttgatgtgttgaggacgaatccggcaggcgatttgctgcctctcctcaaacttcttccccttctaggGGGAGCCAAGTTGGACAAGCTGTTGCcgatcgcgctgctcgccatggctgccttcgatgctccggaggtggctgcgttgctcaagagtgtcgttagcaagaagctggtttccggcggctacggcgtggaggcgacggcagtggaAACGTCTGACGAGGAAATGTCGGTGGTGGACTATTTGGTTGACTcctgggcggtcgcggacggacagttcgaagacgaaatgacagtttcgagggcggcaacggaagcaaaggaagcCAAGTCGGCAGTAAAATCTATCTCGAGGGACGTTGCAGCGTGGAcaggtgcggacgccgagagtggggactctgcaggtgcatTTGTCGACGCGATATTGGCCccggccggcctcctcgtcgaggtcgcgcccatgatggagagagcgagagacgcaatgaCTGTGGACGGCCTGGAGTCACCGGACACCGCGGACTTCCACCAGTCCCATTTGAAGGAACTTCTAGGACTGgtgctggagctggaggatattgtggcgtcgaagatcgcatgcgtggagatgactaaggcgttcttcaagttcgttctggttccgctcaagctggcggctccagtggcgcggatgttgttggacaagaagccgaagttgttgttggcgttcgcagcaaaggcattgCTCATGAATGCTTCAGGGGGCAAAGCctttggcgacgacggaatgaagaagttgatgctgttggcgctcgtcgcaccgaaagctcttgatgtgttgaggacgaatccggcaggcgatttgctgcctctcctcaaacttcttccccttctaggGGGAGCCAAGTTGGACAAGCTGTTGCcgatcgcgctgctcgccatggctgccttcgatgctccggaggtggctgcgttgctcaagagtgtcgttagcaagaagctggtttccggcggctacggcgtggaggcgacggcagtggaAACGTCTGACGAGGAAATGTCGGTGGTGGACTATTTGGTTGACTcctgggcggtcgcggacggacagttcgaagacgaaatgacagtttcgagggcggcaacggaagcaaaggaagcCAAGTCGGCAGTAAAATCTATCTCGAGGGACGTTGCAGCGTGGAcaggtgcggacgccgagagtggggactctgcaggtgcatTTGTCGACGCGATATTGGCCccggccggcctcctcgtcgaggtcgcgcccatgatggagagagcgagagacgcaatgaCTGTGGACGGCCTGGAGTCACCGGACACCGCGGACTTCCACCAGTCCCATTTGAAGGAACTTCTAGGACTGgtgctggagctggaggatattgtggcgtcgaagatcgcatgcgtggagatgactaaggcgttcttcaagttcgttctggttccgctcaagctggcggctccagtggcgcggatgttgttggacaagaagccgaagttgttgttggcgttcgcagcaaaggcattgCTCATGAATGCTTCAGGGGGCAAAGCctttggcgacgacggaatgaagaagttgatgctgttggcgctcgtcgcaccgaaagctcttgatgtgttgaggacgaatccggcaggcgatttgctgcctctcctcaaacttcttccccttctaggGGAGCCAAGTTGGACAAGCTGTTGCcgatcgcgctgctcgccatggctgccttcgatgctccggaggtggctgcgttgctcaagagtgtcgttagcaagaagctggtttccggcggctacggcgtggaggcgacggcagtggaAACGTCTGACGAGGAAATGTCGGTGGTGGACTATTTGGTTGACTcctgggcggtcgcggacggacagttcgaagacgaaatgacagtttcgagggcggcaacggaagcaaaggaagcCAAGTCGGCAGTAAAATCTATCTCGAGGGACGTTGCAGCGTGGAcaggtgcggacgccgagagtggggactctgcaggtgcatTTGTCGACGCGATATTGGCCccggccggcctcctcgtcgaggtcgcgcccatgatggagagagcgagagacgcaatgaCTGTGGACGGCCTGGAGTCACCGGACACCGCGGACTTCCAACAGTCCCATTTGAAGGAACTTCTAGGACTGgtgctggagctggaggatattgtggcgtcgaagatcgcatgcgtggagatgactaaggcgttcttcaagttcgttctggttccgctcaagctggcggctccagtggcgcggatgttgttggacaagaagccgaagttgttgttggcgttcgcagcaaaggcattgCTCATGAATGCTTCAGGGGCAAAGCctttggcgacgacggaatgaagaagttgatgctgttggcgctcgtcgcaccgaaagctcttgatgtgttgaggacgaatccggcaggcgatttgctgcctctcctcaaacttcttccccttctaggGGAGCCAAGTTGGACAAGCTGTTGCcgatcgcgctgctcgccatggctgccttcgatgctccggaggtggctgcgttgctcaagagtgtcgttagcaagaagctggtttccggcggctacggcgtgaaggcgacggcagtggaAACGTCTGACGAGGAAATGTCGGTGGTGGACTATTTGGTTGACTcctgggcggtcgcggacggacagttcgaagacgaaatgacagtttcg is a genomic window of Besnoitia besnoiti strain Bb-Ger1 chromosome IV, whole genome shotgun sequence containing:
- a CDS encoding hypothetical protein (encoded by transcript BESB_054870) encodes the protein MSTKISTAQARHLAEPPTDEPQDRQAIHYTYAEVPARHRTRGNARHPPKTSEDNTLTNPRKQHNGANKPDDGPNLQTHILTYSDYRTAQSAVRSISRDVAAWTGADAESGDSAGAFVDAILAPAGLLVEVAPMMERARDAMTVDGLESPDTADFHQSHLKELLGLVLELEDIVASKIACVEMTKAFFKFVLVPLKLAAPVARMLLDKKPKLLVAFAAKALLMNASGGKAFGDDGMKKLMLLALVAPKALDVLRPNPAGDLLPLLKLLPLLGGAKLDKLLPIALLAMAAFDAPEVAALLKSVVSKKLVSGGYGVEATAVETSDEEMSVVDYLVDSWAVADGQFEDEMTVSRAATEAKEAKSAVKSISRDVAAWTGADAESGDSAGAFVDAILAPAGLLVEVAPMMERARDAMTVDGLESPDTADFHQSHLKELLGLVLELEDIVASKIACVEMTKAFFKFVLVPLKLAAPVARMLLDKKPKLLVAFAAKALLMNASGGKAFGDDGMKKLMLLALVAPKALDVLRTNPAGDLLPLLKLLPLLGGAKLDKLLPIALLAMAAFDAPEVAALLKSVVSKKLVSGGHGVEATAVETSDEEMSVVDYLVDSWAVADGQFEDEMTVSRAATEAKEAKSAVKSISRDVAAWTGADAESGDSAGAFVDAILAPAGLLVEVAPMMERARDAMTVDGLESPDTADFQQSHLKELLGLVLELEDIVASKIACVEMTKAFFKFVLVPLKLAAPVARMLLDKKPKLLLAFAAKALLMNASGGKAFGDDGMKKLMLLALVAPKALDVLRTNPAGDLLPLLKLLPLLGGAKLDKLLPIALLAMAAFDAPEVAALLKSVVSKKLVSGGYGVEATAVETSDEEMSVVDYLVDSWAVADGQFEDEMTVSRAATEAKEAKSAVKSISRDVAAWTGADAESGDSAGAFVDAILAPAGLLVEVAPMMERARDAMTVDGLESPDTADFHQSHLKELLGLVLELEDIVASKIACVEMTKAFFKFVLVPLKLAAPVARMLLDKKPKLLLAFAAKALLMNASGGKAFGDDGMKKLMLLALVAPKALDVLRTNPAGDLLPLLKLLPLLGGAKLDKLLPIALLAMAAFDAPEVAALLKSVVSKKLVSGGYGVEATAVETSDEEMSVVDYLVDSWAVADGQFEDEMTVSRAATEAKEAKSAVKSISRDVAAWTGADAESGDSAGAFVDAILAPAGLLVEVAPMMERARDAMTVDGLESPDTADFQQSHLKELLGLVLELEDIVASKIACVEMTKAFFKFVLVPLKLAAPVARMLLDKKPKLLLAFAAKALLMNASGGKAFGDDGMKKLMLLALVAPKALDVLRTNPAGDLLPLLKLLPLLGGAKLDKLLPIALLAMAAFDAPEVAALLKSVVSKKLVSGGYGVKATAVETSDEEMSVVDYLVDSWAVADGQFEDEMTVSRAATEAKEAKSAVKSISRDVAAWTGADAESGDSAGAFVDAILAPAGLLVEVAPMMERARDAMTVDGLESPDTADFHQSHLKELLGLVLELEDIVASKIACVEMTKAFFKFVLVPLKLAAPVARMLLDKKPKLLLAFAAKALLMNASGGKAFGDDGMKKLMLLALVAPKALDVLRTNPAGDLLPLLKLLPLLGGAKLDKLLPIALLAMAAFDAPEVAALLKSVVSKKLVSGGYGVEATAVETSDEEMSVVDYLVDSWAVADGQFEDEMTVSRAATEAKEAKSAVKSISRDVAAWTGADAESGDSAGAFVDAILAPAGLLVEVAPMMERARDAMTVDGLESPDTADFHQSHLKELLGLVLELEDIVASKIACVEMTKAFFKFVLVPLKLAAPVARMLLDKKPKLLLAFAAKALLMNASGGKAFGDDGMKKLMLLALVAPKALDVLRTNPAGDLLPLLKLLPLLGGAKLDKLLPIALLAMAAFDAPEVAALLKSVVSKKLVSGGYGVEATAVETSDEEMSVVDYLVDSWAVADGQFEDEMTVSRAATEAKEAKSAVKSISRDVAAWTGADAESGDSAGAFVDAILAPAGLLVEVAPMMERARDAMTVDGLESPDTADFHQSHLKELLGLVLELEDIVASKIACVEMTKAFFKFVLVPLKLAAPVARMLLDKKPKLLLAFAAKALLMNASGGKAFGDDGMKKLMLLALVAPKALDVLRTNPAGDLLPLLKLLPLLGGAKLDKLLPIALLAMAAFDAPEVAALLKSVVSKKLVSGGYGVEATAVETSDEEMSVVDYLVDSWAVADGQFEDEMTVSRAATEAKEAKSAVKSISRDVAAWTGADAESGDSAGAFVDAILAPAGLLVEVAPMMERARDAMTVDGLESPDTADFHQSHLKELLGLVLELEDIVASKIACVEMTKAFFKFVLVPLKLAAPVARMLLDKKPKLLLAFAAKALLMNASGGKAFGDDGMKKLMLGAKLDKLLPIALLAMAAFDAPEVAALLKSVVSKKLVSGGYGVEATAVETSDEEMSVVDYLVDSWAVADGQFEDEMTVSRAATEAKEAKSAVKSISRDVAAWTGADAESGDSAGAFVDAILAPAGLLVEVAPMMERARDAMTVDGLESPDTADFQQSHLKELLGLVLELEDIVASKIACVEMTKAFFKFVLVPLKLAAPVARMLLDKKPKLLLAFAAKALLMNASGAKPLATTE